In the genome of Paenibacillus pabuli, one region contains:
- a CDS encoding NAD(P)-dependent oxidoreductase yields MKILIVGHFNETSKSNIAEYFPQDWNVVIVPPGEEMLHHIEDCQVLIPEHIKVDHSLLSIAKNLKLVQTGAGFDNVDVPACTQLGIWVANAAGVNAQAVAEHVLALILSYYKNIPFLDTFMKNKMDENQLDYTGSELKDKTIGIIGLGAIGKKVAAFCRVFDMNVLAYARNATVQSDGFVKMTDFNTLVSTSDIVSVHIPLNQQTKQLINKAVFKKMKNTALFINTARGGIVNERDLIDALKNGDISGACLDVFESEPLPMDSELRNLGNVILTPHTAGLPDGRKFHKKRYDFFIKNIKRVKNGEEPESKLNQIV; encoded by the coding sequence ATGAAGATTCTCATTGTTGGTCATTTTAACGAGACCTCAAAATCAAATATTGCAGAGTATTTTCCGCAAGACTGGAACGTTGTAATTGTCCCGCCCGGAGAAGAAATGCTGCATCATATTGAAGATTGCCAGGTACTCATCCCTGAACACATCAAAGTGGATCACAGCCTGCTTTCTATCGCAAAAAATTTAAAATTGGTACAAACAGGTGCAGGATTTGATAATGTCGATGTCCCTGCCTGCACACAGCTTGGTATTTGGGTGGCCAATGCTGCAGGAGTGAATGCACAGGCAGTGGCCGAGCATGTATTGGCACTGATATTGTCTTATTATAAAAACATACCGTTTCTTGATACTTTCATGAAAAACAAGATGGATGAAAATCAATTGGACTATACAGGGAGTGAATTAAAGGACAAAACAATTGGGATTATCGGGTTGGGCGCTATCGGAAAAAAAGTAGCTGCGTTTTGCAGGGTTTTTGATATGAATGTGCTTGCTTATGCGAGAAATGCTACTGTTCAATCGGACGGTTTTGTTAAAATGACGGATTTCAATACTCTTGTAAGCACATCGGACATCGTCAGTGTACATATTCCGTTGAACCAGCAAACCAAACAGCTGATTAACAAAGCGGTTTTTAAGAAAATGAAGAATACCGCTCTTTTTATCAATACAGCCCGTGGCGGGATTGTCAACGAAAGAGACTTGATTGATGCATTAAAAAACGGGGATATTTCAGGCGCATGCCTGGATGTGTTTGAATCTGAACCGCTTCCTATGGACAGTGAGCTCCGGAATCTGGGTAATGTGATACTTACTCCCCATACAGCAGGATTGCCTGATGGTCGGAAATTTCACAAAAAAAGATATGATTTCTTTATAAAGAATATAAAACGTGTAAAAAATGGTGAAGAGCCTGAAAGTAAGCTCAATCAGATAGTATAG
- a CDS encoding TetR/AcrR family transcriptional regulator, with product MDNTENKKIRKGSSDKRAKIIAAARDLFLSDGFDRSSVDAVAAKAGVSKRTVYDYYGDKQNLLLAVVEETSRAVLDMIKQGISDYLWEFEDLEQALILFCEQFVASANGSSDYSALIRLVTMEAANLPSSFLDKLDNATEEGIIRRFTEFGEAGLLDVPDPVMATKHFAALTFLLVFNQPGRTGTMEKEQTKRIITEGVRVFLCAYAPRTVQNENQPSY from the coding sequence ATGGATAATACGGAAAACAAAAAAATCCGCAAAGGCTCTTCAGACAAACGAGCCAAAATTATTGCGGCAGCACGAGACCTGTTTCTTTCAGATGGGTTTGATCGCTCCAGCGTTGATGCGGTCGCAGCTAAAGCGGGAGTTTCCAAACGGACCGTTTATGATTATTATGGTGACAAACAGAACTTGCTGCTTGCTGTTGTGGAAGAAACCAGTCGGGCGGTTCTGGACATGATCAAGCAAGGGATTTCAGATTACCTCTGGGAATTCGAGGATCTGGAGCAGGCGCTCATCTTATTCTGCGAACAATTCGTAGCTTCTGCGAACGGTTCGTCCGATTACAGCGCTTTGATCCGTCTGGTTACAATGGAAGCTGCCAACCTGCCATCCTCGTTTTTAGATAAGCTGGATAACGCAACGGAAGAGGGGATTATCAGGAGGTTTACCGAGTTTGGAGAAGCCGGACTGCTCGATGTGCCAGATCCTGTAATGGCTACCAAGCACTTTGCTGCCTTAACGTTTTTATTGGTATTTAATCAACCTGGAAGAACAGGGACTATGGAGAAGGAACAAACCAAACGTATCATCACTGAAGGCGTACGCGTCTTTCTTTGCGCTTATGCACCACGTACCGTTCAAAACGAAAATCAACCATCATACTGA
- a CDS encoding FAD-dependent monooxygenase, with product MKTVQSFVDVLIVGAGPTGLTLACDLARRNVDHRIIERSALYNAASRAKTIQPRSLEVADDLGAVRYIMDTGAVNLPVRYYNADGSSVDKPDIAVAASAELETPYRDPVWIAQYDVEKALRDRYAALGGQVELGVEAVGLEQDLDGVTVTVNTPQGEEHIRARYVVGADGGKSNIRKFIHLPLVGETYDQERWYLGDVRLEGLDRDRIHIWISSEGMVGVTPLPKSDIWQLQATIPADIEEPEQPSLEAYQAMFDRRAGAGRARLTDASWLSIYRVNVRMVECYRSGRVVLAGDAAHVHSPAGGQGMNTGMQDAYNLGWKLDAVLHGADTALLDTYDEERRPVAQAVLEDSTKKMGVVVGTATEGGGLSQSLSTISDDLTSGLLISYRSSPLTRPSARTNVTRSLPGDRAPNAEGLQGTEFAGSVFDLLRGPHWTLLAFVNRPDHLSLEKFTYDELHVHCILPSNVEGAEGIIDTGGNAYRIYDVSSNEFVLIRPDGYIALRTSIDATASISNYLNSIYRTN from the coding sequence ATGAAAACCGTGCAGTCTTTTGTTGATGTTCTCATTGTCGGGGCCGGACCAACAGGGCTTACACTTGCCTGCGACCTTGCCCGTCGAAACGTCGACCATCGTATTATTGAACGAAGCGCCTTATATAACGCAGCGTCTCGCGCCAAAACAATCCAGCCCCGCTCGCTTGAGGTCGCCGATGATTTGGGGGCCGTTCGTTACATTATGGACACAGGGGCCGTGAATTTGCCAGTTCGTTACTATAACGCAGATGGCAGCAGTGTGGACAAGCCGGATATCGCCGTTGCAGCCAGCGCCGAACTCGAGACACCCTATCGTGATCCGGTCTGGATTGCTCAGTATGATGTGGAAAAAGCATTGCGCGACCGCTATGCGGCGCTTGGCGGTCAAGTCGAGTTGGGCGTGGAAGCTGTAGGGCTTGAACAGGATTTGGATGGTGTGACGGTAACCGTGAACACACCGCAAGGAGAAGAGCACATTCGCGCTCGTTATGTCGTCGGCGCTGACGGGGGCAAAAGCAATATCCGTAAGTTTATTCACTTGCCGCTGGTTGGAGAAACTTACGATCAGGAGCGATGGTATCTTGGCGATGTACGATTGGAAGGGTTGGATCGCGACCGTATCCATATCTGGATCTCTTCGGAGGGGATGGTCGGGGTGACGCCGCTGCCGAAATCCGATATTTGGCAGCTGCAGGCAACAATTCCGGCAGACATCGAAGAACCAGAGCAGCCGTCGCTAGAGGCGTATCAAGCTATGTTTGACCGTCGCGCAGGAGCCGGACGTGCTCGGCTCACGGATGCTTCCTGGCTGTCCATCTACCGGGTCAACGTCCGTATGGTTGAATGTTACCGTAGCGGCCGGGTTGTCCTTGCAGGCGACGCCGCTCATGTTCATTCGCCGGCCGGCGGTCAAGGCATGAATACGGGGATGCAGGACGCATACAACCTTGGATGGAAGCTGGATGCCGTTTTACACGGAGCGGACACCGCCTTGCTCGACACGTACGATGAGGAGCGCCGCCCTGTGGCTCAAGCTGTGCTCGAAGACAGCACGAAGAAGATGGGAGTGGTTGTAGGAACGGCGACTGAAGGCGGAGGGTTGTCCCAATCTTTGAGCACCATATCTGACGATCTGACGAGTGGGCTCCTCATTTCCTATCGGTCAAGTCCTCTTACCCGCCCGTCTGCTCGAACGAATGTTACCCGTTCATTGCCCGGGGATCGTGCTCCTAATGCCGAGGGTCTGCAAGGTACAGAGTTTGCAGGAAGTGTATTTGACCTGTTGCGCGGCCCACACTGGACGCTTTTGGCTTTTGTAAACCGCCCAGATCATCTTTCTTTGGAGAAATTCACCTACGACGAACTCCATGTGCATTGCATCCTGCCATCGAACGTCGAGGGGGCGGAAGGCATAATAGACACAGGTGGGAATGCCTATCGAATTTACGATGTATCAAGTAATGAATTCGTATTGATTCGTCCCGACGGTTACATCGCACTGCGTACCTCTATTGATGCTACCGCATCAATTTCGAATTACTTGAACTCCATTTATCGCACAAACTGA
- a CDS encoding ABC transporter ATP-binding protein: MEEIIRTVNLTKQYGNKVTVDRVSISVKKGEIYGFLGLNGAGKTTTIRALLGMSKPSSGEVYLFGQRWANGNPDLSRRVGYMVEVPYAYPNFTVRENLNLMARLRGLSVPKAVNEIMEQLNLIQYADSKARDLSLGNAQKLGLAKALIHKPDVLILDEPTNALDPAGIVEVREMLKALASQHGVTVFISSHILEEMSKMASRIGIIHKGLLLEELTTKDFETIRRKHLMIGTKDDRKAQAILSDSGYAIHSTSNNCLAIPDDHAIKHPEHIARLLAHHEVPLTMLNIEEENLEHYFLNVIGAQEEKRNETIVDSL; encoded by the coding sequence ATGGAAGAAATTATTCGAACCGTTAACTTGACAAAGCAATACGGGAATAAAGTCACTGTAGATCGCGTTTCGATTTCTGTTAAAAAAGGAGAAATCTATGGATTCCTGGGGTTAAATGGCGCAGGGAAAACGACAACCATTCGAGCTCTTCTCGGCATGAGTAAGCCTTCTTCCGGAGAAGTGTATTTGTTTGGTCAGCGCTGGGCGAACGGGAATCCCGATTTGTCGAGACGAGTAGGTTATATGGTTGAAGTTCCTTATGCCTACCCTAACTTTACGGTTAGGGAAAACTTGAATTTGATGGCCAGGTTGCGAGGATTATCTGTTCCGAAGGCAGTTAACGAGATTATGGAGCAATTGAATCTGATCCAATATGCGGATAGTAAGGCAAGAGATTTGTCACTTGGTAACGCGCAGAAACTTGGATTGGCCAAAGCGTTAATTCATAAGCCGGACGTTCTGATTCTCGATGAACCAACCAATGCGCTTGATCCAGCCGGAATTGTCGAGGTAAGGGAAATGCTGAAAGCTCTGGCTTCCCAACATGGGGTTACCGTGTTTATATCAAGCCATATCCTTGAGGAAATGTCCAAAATGGCTTCTCGAATCGGCATTATTCACAAAGGCCTATTGCTTGAAGAACTGACAACAAAAGACTTTGAAACCATACGCCGAAAGCACTTGATGATCGGAACGAAGGATGATCGGAAGGCTCAAGCTATTCTTTCAGACTCCGGGTATGCGATACATTCGACTTCGAATAACTGCCTTGCAATACCGGATGATCATGCCATTAAGCATCCCGAACATATTGCGAGATTGCTTGCTCATCATGAAGTACCGCTCACCATGCTTAACATTGAAGAAGAGAATTTGGAACATTATTTTCTCAATGTAATCGGAGCCCAGGAGGAAAAACGGAATGAGACCATTGTTGACAGCCTGTAG
- a CDS encoding ABC transporter permease, with amino-acid sequence MRPLLTACSVEVYKLRRSFVLWGTLLFILFVITLFSGQPDWPSFFERTAFLYASVFGLLGFGLVTSWTFGREYSDRTLKDLLGLPISRGKIAIAKYVAIIFWCFVMMLISFAYALVLGFAIGLPGFSFEIVQHYLFLILIIGALHLLLSAPLALLACISRGYLVPIGFAFTTLMLALVFGPTAIGAYLPWSVPALHLQESGVSLFPLLGTSYLLVFLIGLIGLIGTVKWLQNREQ; translated from the coding sequence ATGAGACCATTGTTGACAGCCTGTAGCGTTGAAGTTTACAAATTGCGTCGATCCTTTGTTTTATGGGGCACGCTTCTGTTTATATTGTTTGTCATCACATTGTTCTCGGGACAGCCCGATTGGCCTTCTTTTTTTGAACGGACTGCGTTTTTGTATGCATCCGTGTTTGGGCTGCTGGGGTTTGGATTGGTAACAAGCTGGACATTTGGCCGTGAGTATTCTGATCGGACGCTTAAGGATTTGCTCGGTTTGCCTATATCGCGCGGTAAAATAGCGATTGCCAAATATGTCGCAATTATATTCTGGTGTTTTGTAATGATGTTGATCAGCTTTGCTTATGCCTTAGTACTTGGTTTTGCTATTGGCCTTCCTGGCTTTTCTTTTGAAATTGTACAACATTATTTGTTCCTAATACTTATCATTGGTGCTCTCCACCTATTATTAAGTGCCCCTCTTGCCCTATTGGCCTGTATATCGCGTGGTTATCTGGTGCCGATCGGCTTTGCATTTACAACTTTAATGTTGGCATTGGTGTTCGGTCCTACCGCCATTGGAGCTTATCTGCCTTGGTCTGTACCTGCTTTGCATTTGCAGGAAAGCGGAGTATCTTTATTTCCCTTGTTGGGTACTAGCTATTTACTGGTTTTCTTAATAGGACTCATAGGTCTCATTGGGACGGTTAAATGGTTACAAAACAGGGAGCAGTGA
- a CDS encoding helix-turn-helix domain-containing protein — protein sequence MNSIGEVIRNTRKQKKLTLKEVAKAGSISLSFLSEIERDKANPSISVLKRIANALNVNFTDLFGEKEHSVVVRKKERKPLVHSEGSRITWYSLSEGNKNKMGPLMGVLDEGATSGDIGVGHSEGEEFLYVQSGGLEFVLGNDRYTLEEGDSIYFDARTPHSYKNVWKGETVVIAVVTPPTF from the coding sequence ATGAATTCGATCGGTGAGGTCATCCGAAATACACGCAAACAAAAGAAATTAACGCTTAAAGAAGTAGCAAAAGCAGGATCCATCTCATTATCATTTCTCAGCGAAATAGAACGTGACAAAGCAAATCCATCCATCAGTGTGCTTAAACGGATCGCGAATGCGTTGAATGTTAATTTTACCGATCTATTCGGAGAGAAAGAGCACAGCGTTGTTGTGAGAAAAAAAGAACGTAAACCGCTGGTACATTCTGAAGGCTCTCGTATTACGTGGTATTCCCTGAGTGAGGGAAATAAAAACAAGATGGGCCCATTAATGGGCGTGCTTGATGAAGGGGCGACCTCTGGAGATATTGGTGTAGGGCACAGTGAAGGCGAGGAGTTTCTGTATGTGCAGTCGGGAGGCTTGGAGTTTGTGCTTGGAAATGACAGATATACGCTGGAAGAGGGAGATAGTATCTACTTCGATGCTAGGACGCCGCATAGCTATAAGAATGTATGGAAAGGAGAAACTGTAGTCATTGCTGTAGTGACGCCTCCCACTTTTTAA
- a CDS encoding MBL fold metallo-hydrolase → MTKLPKIYTVGDTTVTRVTEMIIRGVPPEVYFPGTWDPTLLEENQDALPEGLIDENSQLIVSIGTWVVKTPHHTILIDTATGNDKNLPLNTDLANLQLPYLERLQEAGVTPEDVDYVLLTHLHVDHVGWNTKLVDGKWVPTFPNAKYVFPLKEQEYYSSEASHNKENEANFNVYEESVLPVVEAGLSETIGPEGGTFLELFTFIPTPGHSIGQMSIRLSSGGEEALFGADIMHHPFQVLRPDWNSMYCEFGDQARISRRWALEYIADRPIIYFSTHFPESSAGYVTRSEDGFNWRFI, encoded by the coding sequence ATGACGAAGCTACCTAAGATTTACACCGTAGGTGATACTACCGTAACTAGAGTTACTGAAATGATAATCCGTGGCGTTCCACCTGAAGTTTATTTTCCAGGTACATGGGATCCTACTTTGCTGGAAGAAAACCAAGATGCCCTCCCAGAGGGCTTGATTGACGAAAATTCGCAACTGATTGTGAGTATCGGCACCTGGGTCGTGAAGACTCCCCATCATACGATTCTTATAGATACTGCTACAGGTAACGATAAGAACCTGCCACTCAATACGGATCTTGCCAATCTGCAGTTACCTTATCTCGAACGGCTTCAAGAGGCAGGTGTTACTCCAGAAGACGTTGATTATGTGTTACTAACTCACTTGCACGTGGATCACGTCGGATGGAATACCAAGCTCGTTGATGGCAAATGGGTACCTACATTCCCGAATGCCAAATATGTATTCCCGCTTAAAGAACAAGAGTATTACTCTAGTGAAGCAAGTCATAACAAAGAAAATGAAGCCAACTTCAATGTTTATGAAGAAAGTGTACTTCCTGTCGTAGAGGCTGGTTTGAGCGAAACGATCGGCCCAGAAGGCGGAACGTTTCTAGAACTATTTACATTTATTCCGACGCCAGGTCACAGTATTGGACAGATGTCCATTCGTCTATCCTCAGGTGGTGAGGAAGCTCTGTTCGGCGCCGATATCATGCATCATCCATTCCAGGTTTTAAGACCAGATTGGAATTCGATGTATTGTGAATTTGGTGATCAGGCTCGAATCTCACGTCGCTGGGCGTTAGAATACATTGCTGATCGTCCCATTATTTATTTCAGTACACATTTCCCAGAGAGTTCTGCTGGTTATGTCACCCGAAGCGAAGATGGCTTTAACTGGCGGTTTATATAA
- a CDS encoding alpha/beta hydrolase, which produces MSNNTFNTSISIVSENLKIASDTPGIELSVLNKRPASMNDFTNEKTIVMVHGATYPVGSLYDVELDGFSFLDYLASHGYDVYAVDVRGYGGSTRPPEMEQPADQNPPLVRTETGVRDFGSAIDFVLKHRNLSKVNILGMSWGGTVAGAYTSLNNNKVNKLTLIAPQWLSSKPIPIDTGGPLGSYRLVPAGSTKERWLSAAPEGKRDDLLPEGWFEKWVEATLATDPNTQSNHPEHIRATNGPILDIREYWTVGKAFYEPKDITVPVLLVHAEWDIDVPLDLAQNFFTSLTGAAYRRWVEIGEGTHMVLLEKNRVQAFQAVQSFLDENYTPAGQ; this is translated from the coding sequence ATGTCTAACAACACATTCAATACATCGATCTCCATCGTTTCTGAGAATTTGAAAATAGCTAGCGATACACCGGGGATTGAGTTATCCGTCCTTAATAAACGTCCTGCATCTATGAATGACTTCACGAATGAGAAAACAATTGTCATGGTTCATGGTGCAACTTATCCAGTAGGCAGCCTGTATGATGTGGAGCTCGACGGCTTTTCCTTCCTAGATTACCTCGCTAGTCATGGCTATGATGTCTATGCAGTAGACGTACGTGGCTATGGCGGATCCACAAGACCACCGGAAATGGAACAGCCTGCGGATCAGAATCCTCCACTTGTCCGGACAGAAACTGGCGTTCGTGATTTCGGATCGGCTATAGACTTTGTCCTAAAACACCGTAATCTATCCAAGGTCAATATCCTTGGGATGTCTTGGGGCGGTACGGTAGCTGGGGCATATACAAGCCTTAACAACAATAAGGTGAACAAGTTAACGCTAATCGCTCCGCAATGGCTCAGCAGTAAGCCAATCCCTATTGATACTGGCGGCCCGCTTGGCTCTTATCGCCTTGTGCCCGCAGGTTCTACGAAGGAACGCTGGTTAAGCGCTGCTCCTGAAGGGAAACGTGACGATTTGCTTCCTGAGGGTTGGTTTGAGAAATGGGTCGAAGCCACTCTCGCGACTGATCCTAATACTCAGTCCAATCACCCTGAACATATTCGCGCTACCAACGGACCGATCCTAGACATTCGTGAGTATTGGACGGTTGGCAAAGCGTTTTATGAACCGAAAGACATCACTGTACCTGTACTCCTCGTTCATGCGGAATGGGATATTGATGTGCCGTTAGATTTGGCGCAAAACTTCTTCACTTCCTTAACCGGAGCTGCTTATCGGCGTTGGGTGGAAATTGGAGAAGGCACTCATATGGTACTGCTTGAGAAAAATAGAGTTCAGGCGTTCCAAGCTGTTCAATCATTTCTAGACGAGAATTACACACCGGCGGGTCAATAA
- a CDS encoding Rid family detoxifying hydrolase, translating into MNHTIITSSQAPAAIGPYSQAIKNGNVLYTSGMLPIDAEGQLQVGIIAQTEQILSNLQNVISEAGFTMEDVVKTSVFMTNLEHFGQMNDVYSRYFDNHHPARTTVQVAKLPRNAEIEIELVAIKQQPNQ; encoded by the coding sequence ATGAATCACACAATCATCACATCTTCACAAGCACCGGCGGCGATCGGACCGTATTCGCAAGCGATTAAAAATGGAAATGTGTTGTACACCTCCGGAATGCTTCCGATTGATGCCGAAGGTCAATTACAGGTAGGCATTATTGCACAAACCGAGCAGATCTTATCGAACCTTCAGAATGTGATATCTGAGGCTGGATTCACCATGGAAGACGTTGTGAAAACTTCTGTTTTCATGACGAACTTAGAGCATTTTGGACAAATGAATGACGTATATAGCCGCTATTTCGATAATCACCATCCCGCTAGAACTACCGTTCAGGTAGCTAAACTCCCTCGTAATGCTGAGATTGAGATTGAGCTGGTTGCGATCAAACAACAGCCGAACCAATAA
- a CDS encoding DMT family transporter, with protein MLLLFCAALYGSNFVFGSLLLKEFPAMHLSAYRLAVSSVFLMGYLFLSRRTIRLTTRDILYLIPIALIGMLLHQVSFFTGLQTVDATTAALILSLSPIFTAILARIFLKESFTLRMVVGSLVALTGVFFVVSQGKGLHLSLTAGMGIMFICMLAFSGSTILMRRLTEKMDAIRATTYSTLLGCLLVFPVAVWHEPKEQSSHSLGWWMLLIGSALLIQGLCAIIWNNQIQKVGAAKASVFLNLQPFVVMVLGYLILGNPVTFTQVGGSTLIVGGVILSTLQKIPRYNSYNKV; from the coding sequence ATGCTTCTCTTATTCTGTGCGGCGCTTTACGGAAGCAACTTCGTATTCGGCTCACTCTTACTGAAGGAATTTCCTGCTATGCATCTTTCCGCATATCGCCTCGCCGTCTCTTCCGTGTTCCTGATGGGCTATCTGTTTTTGTCCAGACGTACCATACGGTTGACCACACGGGATATCCTTTACCTCATTCCGATTGCTTTGATTGGAATGTTACTACATCAGGTATCTTTCTTTACAGGATTACAGACGGTTGATGCAACGACAGCTGCTCTCATATTATCGCTCTCTCCCATCTTCACTGCGATCCTAGCGCGAATCTTCTTAAAAGAATCATTCACTCTACGCATGGTGGTAGGATCACTGGTTGCACTTACTGGTGTATTTTTCGTAGTCAGCCAAGGTAAAGGATTACATCTATCTTTAACAGCAGGTATGGGAATTATGTTTATTTGCATGCTCGCTTTCTCTGGTTCTACGATCCTGATGAGAAGACTCACGGAGAAAATGGATGCTATCCGAGCAACCACCTATTCAACGTTGCTGGGATGCCTGCTCGTATTTCCAGTCGCAGTATGGCACGAACCTAAAGAACAGAGCTCTCATTCCTTGGGATGGTGGATGCTTTTAATTGGTTCAGCTCTGCTCATTCAAGGCTTATGTGCAATCATTTGGAATAATCAAATTCAGAAAGTTGGCGCTGCCAAAGCATCCGTATTCCTGAATCTCCAACCTTTTGTCGTTATGGTACTTGGATATCTCATCCTAGGTAACCCAGTCACTTTTACACAAGTCGGTGGTTCCACCCTTATTGTAGGGGGCGTAATTCTCTCTACTCTACAGAAGATACCGAGATATAATTCATATAACAAGGTATAA
- a CDS encoding TetR/AcrR family transcriptional regulator codes for MVNQEDPRVLRTRQLIRTAFRHLLRRRGFDAITIKDIAQEATINRATFYAHFEDKYALLDEVTEQAFHEMIPEHVANAQEFTDEVCDQLILLTHQYIVDFYRICRIDSNSMAKLVDEKIKKMLQQAIESIFLKGDTHHGADKHHIKIAAAMTGSAIYGAAHYWLNVEERDRTVELVDIVRLYVMNGLGCIVNGDKYR; via the coding sequence ATGGTAAATCAGGAAGATCCGAGGGTGTTGCGAACACGACAGTTAATTAGAACAGCGTTCAGACATTTGTTGCGGAGAAGGGGATTTGATGCAATCACGATCAAAGATATCGCACAAGAAGCAACCATTAACCGCGCCACCTTTTATGCCCATTTTGAAGATAAATATGCTTTACTTGACGAAGTCACAGAACAGGCTTTTCATGAGATGATTCCTGAGCATGTGGCGAATGCACAGGAGTTTACGGATGAAGTATGTGACCAGTTGATCTTGCTGACGCACCAATACATCGTAGATTTTTATCGGATCTGCAGAATAGATTCCAATTCGATGGCTAAGCTTGTTGATGAAAAAATAAAGAAAATGCTGCAGCAAGCTATAGAAAGCATTTTTTTGAAGGGGGATACCCACCATGGAGCGGACAAGCATCATATAAAAATTGCGGCGGCCATGACAGGTTCAGCGATCTATGGCGCTGCGCACTATTGGTTAAATGTCGAGGAAAGGGATCGAACCGTTGAGCTTGTAGACATTGTTCGTCTCTATGTAATGAACGGCCTGGGCTGCATCGTAAATGGCGATAAATACAGATGA
- a CDS encoding ketopantoate reductase family protein yields MNTRPHRLLIFGAGVIGSVYALRFAQSGLDVTILARGKRLEALKRDGLKYNDNGTIKQISIKTIEKLNNDDIYDFILVPVRYDQAESALSALKHNRSRTIVTLTNTVGYDSWLEIVGDRLLPGFPGAGGDIKEDVLYAQFGSEKHQGTIFGEINGLTTERVKELAQIFESVDLHVEIQKDIQAFHISHTALAIVNKHFYTNDGMVDIDTARSVSTLCKIAADIKQNIHLVKQAGIPVIPPETKEMGELPDNDIISRYRQMLSNDFIIDVKLGNHANSQKAEIMLLDEMFHKMISSRR; encoded by the coding sequence TTGAACACCAGACCACATAGACTTTTGATATTTGGCGCCGGGGTGATTGGCAGTGTATATGCACTCCGATTCGCACAGTCGGGACTGGACGTCACTATACTTGCACGAGGAAAGAGACTAGAGGCGCTGAAAAGGGACGGACTGAAATACAACGATAATGGAACGATAAAGCAAATATCGATCAAGACGATAGAAAAGCTTAATAACGACGACATTTATGATTTCATTTTAGTCCCAGTCCGATATGATCAGGCCGAATCTGCCCTGTCTGCGCTCAAGCATAATCGGAGTAGAACCATCGTTACCTTGACCAACACCGTTGGATATGATTCTTGGCTTGAAATCGTGGGAGATCGCTTACTTCCGGGATTCCCTGGCGCCGGTGGAGACATCAAAGAAGATGTTCTATACGCCCAATTCGGTTCCGAAAAACATCAAGGAACGATTTTTGGTGAAATAAATGGACTGACGACCGAGAGAGTGAAAGAGCTTGCCCAAATATTTGAATCGGTGGATTTGCATGTTGAAATCCAAAAAGACATTCAAGCATTCCATATTTCGCATACTGCGCTCGCGATCGTCAACAAGCATTTCTATACGAATGACGGAATGGTGGATATAGATACAGCAAGAAGTGTAAGCACTTTATGCAAGATCGCCGCAGATATTAAACAAAACATTCATCTGGTAAAGCAAGCCGGAATTCCGGTAATCCCACCCGAAACGAAGGAAATGGGAGAATTGCCTGACAACGATATTATTTCTCGTTACCGTCAGATGCTTAGCAATGACTTCATAATTGATGTAAAGCTTGGGAACCACGCTAACAGCCAAAAAGCAGAAATAATGTTATTAGACGAGATGTTTCATAAAATGATATCCTCCCGGCGATAA
- a CDS encoding fructose-bisphosphatase class III, giving the protein MKKEIWKKCRLKMQLVTHQKFNSKEDVLCNGTDVLSVKRLVDKELERKLVKETNVGEKLLQKISNLKDLLEYRYMK; this is encoded by the coding sequence ATGAAGAAGGAAATATGGAAGAAATGCAGATTGAAGATGCAGCTCGTCACCCATCAGAAATTCAATTCAAAAGAAGATGTGTTATGTAACGGAACGGACGTATTGTCTGTAAAAAGACTGGTGGATAAAGAACTGGAACGGAAACTGGTGAAGGAAACCAATGTTGGGGAGAAGCTGCTGCAGAAAATCTCGAATTTGAAGGATCTACTAGAATATCGCTACATGAAATGA